DNA sequence from the Chryseobacterium turcicum genome:
TTAAAACAAAGCCAACCCATTTACAGACATTCTTTTTTAGGAGTTTATGATGTAAAAGATTTAAAATCTGGTAAAATTTTAAGTTTAAATGAAGGAAAACCTGTACAGGAACCAAGATTTTCTCCTGATGCTACCAAGATTGCTTTCATTGTTGATAACAATTTGTTTTATCAGGATTTAAATTCAGGAAAAATCACGCAGATTACTGAGCATGGTGTAAAAAATAAAGTATTAAACGGTTTAGCAGACTGGGTATATGAAGAAGAATTTGGGCACGCAAGATTATATGAATGGACCAAAAACTCAGCAGATATTTTATTTGTAAAATTGGTTGAAACCGATGTTCCGGAAATTTTCATCCCTATTTACGGAAAATCATTGTATCCATCCGAAATGCGTTACAAATATCCCAAAGCTGGAGAAAAAAACTCTGTTGCAACGGCACATATTTATCATTTGGCAGACGGAAAAAAGACAACAGTAAACCTTGAGCAATTTAAAAACTACTACATTCCAAATGTTATTCAGACTGCAAATGCAGATGAAATTGTTTTAATTACTTCACAGAGAACGCAAAATGCGTCTGATGTTTTAAAAGTAAATACCAAAACCGGTGAAGTAAAAAAACTATTCACAGAAACTGATGACAAGTGGATTGATACAGACAATGTAACCTTAGAATTCCTTGAAGACAACAGCTTTCTTTGGGCTTCAGAAAGAGATGGTTTCCGTCATTTATATTGGTTTGACAAAGATGGTAAGCTAAAAAAACAAGTTACAAAAGGAAATTGGGAAGTGACAGAATATTACGGTTACAACCCAAAATCTCAGGAAATTTTCGTTCAGACTACAGAAAAAGGAAGTATTAATAAAGTGGTTTCTAAAATCAATATTCAGAACGGAAAATCGCAGTTAATTTCAAATACAGAAGGAAATAACGCTGCTAATTTTAGTAAAAACTACAATTATTTCATCGAAACTTCTTCTACCGCAGCAAAACCTTACACTTTTGTTTTAAAAGACGGAAACGGAAAGCAGTTGAAAGAACTTCAGAATAATGATGATCAGCTAAAAAAATTACAATCAGATAATTTTTCAGTAAAAGAATTCATTACCATTCCAAACGCTGCGGGAGATCAGATGAATGCTTGGATTATTAAGCCTAAAAACTTTGATCCGAATAAAAAATATCCATTATTTATGTACCAATATTCTGGTCCAGGATCTCAGCAAGTTTCTAATTCTTGGGATAATGGAAATGCACTTTGGTTTGAAATGTTGGCTCAAAAAGGATATATCATTGCTTGTGTAGACGGTCGTGGAACAGGATATAAAGGAGCTAAATTTAAAAAAGTAACCTATAAAAACTTAGGAAAATACGAAATTGAAGACCAGATTGTTGCCGCAAAATGGTTAGGAAACCAAAAATACATCGACAAAACAAGAATCGGAATTTTCGGATGGAGCTTCGGAGGATACATGGCGAGTTTGGCAATGACAAAAGGTGCTGATGTTTTCAAAACAGGAATCGCAGTTGCACCGGTTACCAACTGGAGATATTATGACTCTGTTTACACAGAAAGATTTTTATTAACTCCACAGGAAAATCCAGCTGGATATGATGACAATTCACCAACAACCTATGCTAATTTATTGAAAGGGAAATTTTTAATGATTCACGGAACTGCCGATGACAACGTACATTTCCAAAATTCTATGGAATTTTCTGAAGCATTGATTCAAAACAAAAAACAGTTTGAATTTATGGCTTATCCAGATAAAAACCACGGTATTTATGGCGGACAGACAAGACCGCAACTGTATCAGAAAATGACAGATTTTATTTTGGAGAATTTGTAAATTTTCAAATAATTTTTAGACATAAAAAAACCGAATCTTAATTTCAAGATTCGGTTTTTATTTTCTTTCAATCCAATTTTCCGGATTTCTTGAAGTATGAAATACACCATAAATTTCAACTTCATTTTTAAACTCATCAAATTGATAATGAATCCCGTAAGGAAATTTCCGCAAGAATACAATTCTGCTTACATCATATTTTATTTCTGATGCAAGAGCATTTTCACTGATGAAATTAATTTTCAAATAAAATTCTTTAATAAAAAAGCTCCATATTTTTTTGTCAATTTTGCTATACCACTGATTAATTTCTTTTAAATCAGCTTTCACAAAATGAGTATAAATAATTTTAGCTTTCTGCATCTAATTTTTTTATAAAATCGTTCATCTCAGATTCGGAAACAAAACTTTCAGGA
Encoded proteins:
- a CDS encoding S9 family peptidase produces the protein MKKLLLTLTVIAAFQNATSQEITLDKIYSGYYRGKGIAGIASMKNGENYLVIEQGEIAKYSYKTSQKEGNLVDGNFESYEFSDDESKILLLKQSQPIYRHSFLGVYDVKDLKSGKILSLNEGKPVQEPRFSPDATKIAFIVDNNLFYQDLNSGKITQITEHGVKNKVLNGLADWVYEEEFGHARLYEWTKNSADILFVKLVETDVPEIFIPIYGKSLYPSEMRYKYPKAGEKNSVATAHIYHLADGKKTTVNLEQFKNYYIPNVIQTANADEIVLITSQRTQNASDVLKVNTKTGEVKKLFTETDDKWIDTDNVTLEFLEDNSFLWASERDGFRHLYWFDKDGKLKKQVTKGNWEVTEYYGYNPKSQEIFVQTTEKGSINKVVSKINIQNGKSQLISNTEGNNAANFSKNYNYFIETSSTAAKPYTFVLKDGNGKQLKELQNNDDQLKKLQSDNFSVKEFITIPNAAGDQMNAWIIKPKNFDPNKKYPLFMYQYSGPGSQQVSNSWDNGNALWFEMLAQKGYIIACVDGRGTGYKGAKFKKVTYKNLGKYEIEDQIVAAKWLGNQKYIDKTRIGIFGWSFGGYMASLAMTKGADVFKTGIAVAPVTNWRYYDSVYTERFLLTPQENPAGYDDNSPTTYANLLKGKFLMIHGTADDNVHFQNSMEFSEALIQNKKQFEFMAYPDKNHGIYGGQTRPQLYQKMTDFILENL
- a CDS encoding type II toxin-antitoxin system RelE/ParE family toxin, with protein sequence MQKAKIIYTHFVKADLKEINQWYSKIDKKIWSFFIKEFYLKINFISENALASEIKYDVSRIVFLRKFPYGIHYQFDEFKNEVEIYGVFHTSRNPENWIERK